Within the Microcebus murinus isolate Inina chromosome 16, M.murinus_Inina_mat1.0, whole genome shotgun sequence genome, the region GTGGGGCTTCCGGAGGGGACGTCCTTCACATCCTCGGTGTCTCTCCCTGCCCCGGCCAAGGCCCAGGAGGCGCGAACGGCTTCCTTCTCCTCCGCAGACGCTGCGAGACTCTCCCCGTCCCCCGCCCCCCCTGAACCACTGGTCACCATGGCTACTTCGAAGTTGCCGTCGGTGCCCAGGGAGGAGGAGACCACCATCCTCATGGCCAAGGAAGAGCTGGAGGCCCTGCGCTCGGCCTTCGAGTCGGGCGACATCCCCCAGGCCGCCTCCCGCCTGCGGGAGCTGCTGGCGTCCTCAGAGAGCGCCGGCCTGGAGGTGGGTGTCACCGGCGAGTCGGGCGCCGGCAAGTCGTCCCTCATCAACGCCCTGCGCGGCCTGGGCGCCGAGGACCCGGGCGCGGCGCTCACGGGCGTCGTGGAGACCACAATGCAGCCCTCGCCCTACCCGCACCCGCAGTTCCCCGACGTGACCCTGTGGGACCTGCCCGGGGCCGGCACTCCGGGCTGCCCGGCCGACAAGTACCTGAAGCAGGTGGACTTCAGCCGCTACGACTTCTTCCTGCTGGTGTCCCCGCGCCGCTGCGGGGCCATCGAGAGCCGCCTGGCCTCGGAGATCCTGCGCCAGGGCAAGAAGTTCTACTTCGTGCGCACCAAGGTGGACGAGGACCTGGCGGCCACGCGCACCCAGCGGCCCTCGGGCTACAGCGAGGTCATCGTCCTGCAGGAGATCCGGGACCACTGCGTGGACCGGCTGCGGGCGGCTGGCGTGGCCGACCCCCGCGTCTTCCTCGTGTCCAACCTCTCGCCCAGCCGCTACGACCTGCCGCTGCTCATGTCCACCTGGGAGCACGACCTGCCCGCCCACCGGCGCCACGCGGGGCTGCTGTCGCTGCCCGACATCTCGCTGGAGGCCCTGCAGAAGAAGAAGGACATGCTCCAGGAGCAAGTGCTCAAGACGGCCCTGGTGTCGGGCGTCATCCAGGCCCTGCCGGTGCCCGGGCTGGCGGCCGCCTACGACGACGCCCTGCTCATCCGGTCGCTGCGCGGCTACCACCGCAGCTTCGGCCTGGACGAAGACTCGCTGGCCAAGCTGGCCGAGCAGGTGGGCAAGCAGGCGGGCGACCTGCGCGCGGTCATGCGCTCCCCGCTGGCCAACGAGGTCTCGCCCGAGGCCGTCCTGCGGCTCTACTCGCAGTCGTCCTACGGCGCCATGCGGGTGGCCCGCGCCTTCGAGAAGGGCATCCCTGTGTTCGGCACGCTGGTGGCCGGTGGCATCAGCTTCGGCACGGTCTACACCATGCTCCAGGGCTGCCTCAACGAGATGGCCGAGGACGCCCAGCGCGTCCGCATCAAGGCCCTGGAGGAGGACGAGTCCCAGGCGGAGGTCGGCTTGGAGGCCGCTGGTGACGGTGGCGTGGAGAAACGGGggtctggggagggaggtggcgaGGAAGCCCCAGTCTCAGTCCGCAGGAAGCTCGGCCTCCTCCTCAAGTACATTCTTGACAGCTGGAAGAAGCGAGacttagaagagaaataaaagtgcaGCCCTCACCCCTTGCCTGACCCACAAACCACGCCTTAACAAAATCAATCGACTAAACAAATAAGACCGGTGTGGTGACAATGAGAGCAGTTGCTGAGGGGCAGGGGTGTGGAGGGGACGGGGAGAGTGACCAGAGCTCGTGGTGGGCGcagtgcagggggaggggcatcgtggggagggaggggggagggggccgagTCCAAGAGCGGCGTACTGCATGGGGACAGGAATGACCTGGGGGACAGGTTCCAGGTGTGGACGGTGGGCTCCTTGGTGGTGCCTCTCTTCCTGGCCCCCAGCTGGCCAAGGGGGACTTGTGTGGCGGCAGGGCAACAGGCCAAGACAGGAGCCAACCGTCAAGCTGGGTGGCTGGCTGAGTGGGGATTGGGTCCTACCAAGGTACTTTCGATCTCATGTCCCTTTCTGAGGACCCCGTGTCCCAAAGGCTGTCCCTGGAGAGGCAGCCAGTCAGTGCCCGGAATGGACACAATGGTGCCTAGCAACTGGCTAAACTGGTGGGGCACAGCGGGCGTCCTGGGCCCCCTCAGGCCTGTGCAAGATGGCAGGtaggggcaggggaagggcaggccaGGTGGCCCCGGGACTCATCTCCATGTGCCGCTTGGGGGACACAGAGTGAGAGCGGAGGGGAGAGAGCGCAAGCGCATGGTTTCCACGAGCatcagaggagaggagagggcgCCACTCGGTGGCCTGGGGTGGGTCTCATCTCAGGGTTCGGGGCGGCAGCGGTGTCTGAGTGTGAGTGCCCGTGGTGAGGTTTCTGAAAGCTGCACCTGGCTGAGTGACAGAGGGCACTTGCCACACGGGTGAGGGGCTCTGTGTCTGTCCCAAGCGTCCCTGGGAGACCAAACTGCTAAGCACCAAGTAGGTGCCTCACTCTGTGCTTGGCGCAGAATGACACCCTCGTACCTGTCCGTGTCTCAGCTCCCACCTTTTGAGTCGAGGGTCCCACgtgcttaaaaaattaaagatctaagAGACGGGGGGCAGGGGTTGGGCAGGTCGGGACAAGGGTCGCCCAAGGGCTTCTGTAGGCTCAGACAAGGCTCAGGGAAGGGCTGGATTTAGGTGCAGGGAAAGGGGCAGTTTCCAGGTTGGCGCTCCCAGTATGGGGCCAGGGCTGGTGCTGGGAACCAGTGGGACCACTTTGTGTCGGGAAGAAAGAAACTGCCCCGAGGCAGAGAAGCTGGGAGGGTAGGAGCTCCCCCGAGGCTTGGCCGGCCACCAGGAGGGAAGCTGAGTCACTGCCCAGCGTGGCCAGCTGGGCCAAGGGTCCAGGAACCTTTAAAGTGGACAGAGGAGATCCTTCCTCCTGAGCGCGGCTCCCGGGGCAGGACGGGCATGGCAGTGCGAGATGAGAGCCCGAGTCCACGGCTCGAGGAACTCAGGTGGGGTTTGGGGCAACTGGCCAGCGACCGAGGGTGGCGGGGACAATTCAGGGTCTGGCATATGGGAGGTGCCTGTTTCAGCCACACCGGCTGGGAGAAGAGTCATGGGGCCTGGGCCTCCCTTTGGAGAGTGCCCTGGACACCTGGCTGGGGGCGAGGGGGAAGCCCCTGGCGTTTTAGGGGAAAACAGGACCTGGGGGCCGAGTCCTCTCCCAGCCTTTGCCGCCTCTGCCACGGGGGGTGAGGGGGAAGGCCGGGGTCCAGCGCCCAGCCTGGGAGGTGACATCTTGGGGAAACCGTCCAAGGTCCACGAAGATCACAAGGCGGCTTCGGGAGCCGTGAACGAGGCGAGTGGCAGCGGGACTGCGGTACAACGGGGCTGGCCTCTCTCCCAGGTGCTCACATCTGCTCCCTGCAGATTTTTCCAGAATCTGGTGACAGTCCTAGCTTCATCTGGGGGCCTCACATTACCCCTGACTCTAGGAAACAGTTCCGGACCAGGAGGGGTCATCCTTACCCGGAGGATGGATGGAGCAGCGAGTGCCTTGGTGCGGGGCTCTGTCCCCGAGCACAGGACCCCTCTCCCCGGAGGCCTCTCCACTGGCTCTGCCCGGGCCACCTGGGGCTCACACGGGCCTTTCTGCACCAGTGGGGGTGCGGAGATTGGGGTGAGGAAATCCTCAGATGCTCAAGAGAGAAGTTCCTTTCCAAGTCCAGGCTCCAAACGGCTCACGTCCCTGCACCCTGTGACATTATCGTACACACAGGACTCCCAGGTCCCACCGGGGCCGGGATGGAAAGGCCAGGAATATCATGTGCTCTCGACATTGGACTAAGGGtgacttttctctcctctctcccctttacTCCCTCAGCCAAGTGGCCCCCACATCCTGTCCCTTCTGCCTCTATCTCTCTGTGCCCTGGCCCCATCCTGACACCCTCCCCTATTGCAGCCCTTTGCACCCAGTTCCAGCCCCACCTTCCTGCCTCGTTTCCCAGGCTCCAGTTATGTTCCCAATAAGGCCACAGAAGGACCTTTCTAATGTCCACAGCAGACCCCTCGCTTCCCTGCTCAGAACTTCCATGGCCACCCACAAAGGCCCAGCTGCCCACCCTGCCCTTTCCAAGCTAGCCTCTGCCTACACCCCACCAGCACTAAAActccaagtcttttttttttttttttttttgagaagagtcttgccttgttgcccaggctagagtgagtgccgtggcgtcagcctagctcacagcaacctcaaactcctgacctcgagcaatccaccgccttagcctcccagagtgccaggattacaggcatgagccaccgtgcccggccaaaccCCAAGTCTTATTAGGACggcagagctgggagggctgTGAGGAGTCACCGCTCcacttcacaggtgaggaaactgtcCCCTCCTAAGGAAGGCGGGAAATCCAGGCTGCAGTGGTAATGTGACCTGCCCAGCGTCACCTGGCAAGTCCCTGCCATGTCTGGAACGAGACGCGATCGTGCAATCCCCGGGTGTCTGTGCTGGCTGTCCCCATCCATCGTACCAGCAAGGattccagggcccagaggcaGGACAGGGTGTGCCTACGTGCGCCCTGCAGTTCCTGGGCAGACacaggtcctcagaagccagcAGCGAGGGAGCAATCTTTCCACGAGTGCACCAGAGCCCCTGGGTCTCTCTTTTTCTAGGTCTGGGACTGCAGCACCCAAACAGGTCTTGACACATGTGGGTGCTCTTTTGTGCAATGATCAGGGGGTTTTGTGTGGCAAAAGGATCTGACGGAGCACGTCCACTTTATGCAATTACGCATGTGGTTAGAATAGTGGCTGGCCCGGAGTAAATGTTATTATCAGCGATGATGAAGGTTCtagtcctttttttatttttttgagacagagcctcactctgttacccaggctagagtgccgtggcgtcagcctagctcgcagcaacctcagactcctgggctgagtgatcctcctgcctcagcctcccgagtagctgggactacaggcatgtggcaccatgcccagctaattttttctatttttagtagagacggggtctcgctcttgctcaggctggtttcgaactcctgaccttgagcgatccacccgcctcgacctcccagagtgctaggattacagacgtgagccaccgcacccggcccaggtTCTAGTTTTTAATCACTGCCCTGTATTGTATCACAGTGCGTGGTAAGTATGGAGAAATATTTAAGACTTTGAACCCTAGGACCACAAGAGCTCAGTCCTATTCCTAACACCCCATGCCCTAGCTTGTAGTCTTGGACAAGGTAATCATCCTTGTAATGGATGGACAAGGTAATCAGCACcaaatataaatagtaagaaaatcTTTTCCAGGCTGTTCTGAGCCATGAGTACCTCGAAGTGATGAATAAATGTTAACTAGGCCGggtgtggaggctcacgcctgtaatcctagcactctgggaggccaagctgggcagatcgctcaaggtcatgagttcgagaccagcctgagcaagagtgagacccccgtctctactaaaaatagaaagaaattaattggccaaatacaaatatatacaaaaaattagccgggcatggtggtgcatgcctgtagtcccaactacctgggaggctgaggcaggaggatcgcttgagcccaggagcttgaggttgttgtgagctaggctgacgccatggcactctagcccgggcaagagagtcagactctgtctcaaaacaaaacaaaacaaaacaaacaaacaaacaaaaaaccaaagagGCGTGTTACATCAGGTCCTAAGAAAAAGTTCATTGGTAGTAGCATAGCTCTGGAGAGTCGGCAAGATCTGGCTGGTGGGTGACAACGGCTGGCACAATTAGTCCCCGAGTTGGCTTTGCAAAGCTTAGgcaggcaaaaagaacaaagcttagAAATTATGATACGAAAAATAATCAGCAACACTATAATAAGTCCAGTTTGAATAATAGTTCTAAGCCATGAACCTAGTTTTGAAGGTAGCCAACTAAGCAGGTAGAAAAATCCAGACATATCTGGTGAGATTTGTTCAAGCCAGGCAGCTTGTTTTCTTATCTTACGCAATTGTGTTTCCAATTCCCCAGAGGGATTTTTCAATGTGTAGCAGGTAGTGTTAGCTATTGCACAAACACCACGTTGCTCAACCACCGAGTAACCCAGAGCAATTCTGTTATCTAACACTTCCTTGGCAAGAGAATCTGTGGAAGTTTATTGAGCCTTGATGGCCTTAGCTGTTGAGTCATCTATAGATCCATTGTtaaggatacatttttttttttgagacagagtctcactctgttgcctgggctagagtaatgccctggcgtcagcctagctcacagcagcctcaaactcctgggctcaagtgatcctgctgcctcagcctcgcaagtagctgggactacaggcatgcgccaccatgcccggctaattttttctatatatattagttggccaattaatttctttctatttatagtagagacaggggtctggctcttgctcaggctggtttcgaactcctgacctcgagtaatccgcctacctcggcctcccagagtgctaggattacaggtgtgagccactgtgccctaaGGATACATTTTTAACTATTGCTTCTAAGTGACTGACTGATCCAAGGGTTTACAGCTCTGACAACTGAGGCTTATCTGGCTAAATATACACCTCTTGGGTGCAGTTTCTGTTTTAGCATGATGATGTAAGTTAATAGGTGTCAATTACTGTTCAGATTTTGCTAACTTCAATTGAATTCGGAAATATCCTAAACCACGTTGGCCTTTTATTTTCCATCAATTGAGGCATTATGAAATCCCTcgcaaataaaaatgcacaacAGTAATTCCATGCGGGGTACCTTGTATACTAATAGTTATTTTTAGGGAGGTATCAGCAGTTTTCATCCAATGTTCTATTATCTAGTTGTTACACTTTTGGTTACCATCAacaattaaccctttgcactcgcttgcttttttctcattatccatttgacattatccacactcaacatcggagtgcaaagggttaaaggatTAGGATCATAAACATTTTTGCAATTAGTCAAGTTAtgtgttttacaatttttaaatctaatgtgAAAGTCTTTTCTGTAGTAGACCATAGGCACTGCAGGGGTAAAACAGGGAATCTGGACATGTGTGTCTGAAAGTTTGATTTTGTGGAAAGGACTTGGATGCACAGTTGGAACAAATGGTTCCATTAGAAGCGTGAGTGAAACCTATTATGGGGTAGATTAAAGGTTTACTTGCATCATGCACAGGTTGGGGGTTTTGGTGGCAAATCCAACAGtcacttctatttcttcctttggcAATGAGCTGGGCGATGCAAACTAGGGCATTATCTTTCCAGGAAAATATAGGCATAGATGAAGAGACCAAGAATGAAAGGAGAAGAGTGTATTgcgccgggtgtggtggctcatgcttgtaatcctagcactctgggaggccaaggtaggtggattgctcgaggtcaggggttcgaaaccagcctgagcaagagcgagaccctgtctctactataaatagaaagatattaattggccaactaatatatatagaaaaaattagccgggcatggtggtgcatgcctgtagtcacagctactcgggaggctgaggcaggagga harbors:
- the IRGC gene encoding interferon-inducible GTPase 5: MATSKLPSVPREEETTILMAKEELEALRSAFESGDIPQAASRLRELLASSESAGLEVGVTGESGAGKSSLINALRGLGAEDPGAALTGVVETTMQPSPYPHPQFPDVTLWDLPGAGTPGCPADKYLKQVDFSRYDFFLLVSPRRCGAIESRLASEILRQGKKFYFVRTKVDEDLAATRTQRPSGYSEVIVLQEIRDHCVDRLRAAGVADPRVFLVSNLSPSRYDLPLLMSTWEHDLPAHRRHAGLLSLPDISLEALQKKKDMLQEQVLKTALVSGVIQALPVPGLAAAYDDALLIRSLRGYHRSFGLDEDSLAKLAEQVGKQAGDLRAVMRSPLANEVSPEAVLRLYSQSSYGAMRVARAFEKGIPVFGTLVAGGISFGTVYTMLQGCLNEMAEDAQRVRIKALEEDESQAEVGLEAAGDGGVEKRGSGEGGGEEAPVSVRRKLGLLLKYILDSWKKRDLEEK